In Papio anubis isolate 15944 chromosome 20, Panubis1.0, whole genome shotgun sequence, a single window of DNA contains:
- the CHAF1A gene encoding LOW QUALITY PROTEIN: chromatin assembly factor 1 subunit A (The sequence of the model RefSeq protein was modified relative to this genomic sequence to represent the inferred CDS: inserted 1 base in 1 codon; deleted 4 bases in 3 codons; substituted 1 base at 1 genomic stop codon) → MPPALLNSRGGPSRDPGSPNWRADHWGSRGSRQIRARRPRRQQLRRGREGEEQRPPEGSPRLLRLRGARAAAGAMLEEPECGAPGARGATTAMDCKDRPAFPVKKLIQARLPFKRLNLVPKGKDDDMSDDQVTSVQSKSPDLEASLDTLENDCPMGSDIDFRPKLVNGKGPLDNFLGNRVETSVGQSTVIIDLTEDSNEQPDSLVDHNKLSSEASPSREAVNGNREDTRDQQGSLKANQNDKLAFPGETLSNIPYKTEEEGVGCGGAGRRGDSQECSPQSCPELTSGLRLCSRKEQDSWSEAGDILFRGKVPMVVLQDILAVRPPQTKSPPATPQGKDMTPESGTLESCPEEDSVLSHSSLSSPSSTSSPEGPPAPTKRHSSTSPFPTSTPVRRITKKFVKGSAEKNKLRLQRRVVSGPTCVCQMPGPCGRPGVNYSIWKRGSQRMVCSALALTLSQKLKAKEWDEFLAKGKRFRVLQPVKIGCVWAADRDWRGTYLKVLQQFAACFLETVPVQEEQMPKASKASKRENRDQQTLATHVPGQGSLLGSKGHHPEFQEHCRRGLLSKHTGSPPSPSATCLHTTSXQDAIPSSPACRPSNSVYEKRPDFRMCWXRAPREALTGASWQEHLPRLRQWSHATSVPSAPREDSGSVPSTGPSQGTPISLKRKSAGARTTASMKKRSNDGQVGAEDMDGFQADTEEEEEEEGECMIVDVPDAAEVQAPCGAASGAGGGVGVDTGKAALPASPLGAS, encoded by the exons ATGCCCCCGGCGCTCCTCAATTCCCGAGGCGGGCCGTCACGTGACCCGGGCTCGCCCAATTGGCGCGCGGACCACTGGGGTAGCCGCGGTTCCCGCCAAATACGAGCGCGGCGGCCGCGGCGGCAGCAGCTGCGGCGCGGGCGGGAGGGCGAAGAGCAGCGGCCACCTGAGGGGAGCCCGCGCCTCCTCCGCCTGAGAGGAGCTCGAGCCGCTGCCGGGGCGATGCTGGAGGAGCCGGAGTGCGGGGCGCCCGGCGCCAGGGGAGCCACCACAG CCATGGATTGCAAAGATAGACCAGCTTTTCCAGTTAAGAAGTTAATACAAG cCCGTCTGCCGTTTAAGCGCCTGAATCTTGTCCCAAAGGGGAAAGACGATGACATGTCAGATGATCAGGTTACTTCTGTGCAGAGTAAAAGCCCCGATTTGGAGGCCTCTTTGGACACCTTGGAAAACGACTGTCCTATGGGTTCTGACATAGACTTTAGACCAAAACTTGTCAACGGGAAGGGTCCCTTAGATAACTTTTTAGGAAACAGAGTCGAAACCAGTGTTGGCCAGAGCACAGTCATCATTGATTTGACAGAGGACTCAAATGAGCAGCCAGACAGTCTTGTGGACCACAATAAACTGAGTTCTGAAGCTTCTCCCTCCAGGGAAGCAGTAAATGGCAACCGAGAAGACACTAGGGATCAGCAGGGGTCGTTGAAGGCCAATCAGAACGACAAGTTGGCATTTCCTGGAGAGACCCTTTCAAACATTCCTTACAAAACAGAGGAGGAGGGTGTTGGCTGTGGAGGTGCAGGGAGGAGAGGTGACTCCCAGGAATGTTCACCACAGAGCTGCCCGGAGCTGACGAGTGGTCTGAGACTGTGCTCCAGAAAGGAGCAGGACAGTTGGAGTGAAGCTGGGGACATCCTGTTCAGAGGGAAGGTGCCCATGGTGGTCTTGCAGGACATCTTGGCTGTGAGACCGCCCCAAACCAAGTCCCCTCCAGCCACACCCCAAGGCAAGGACATGACCCCTGAGAGCGGGACATTGGAATCTTGCCCTGAAGAAGACTCTGTACTCAGCCATTCGTCCCTGAGCTCTCCCTCTTCCACCAGCTCTCCTGAGGGGCCGCCTGCTCCCACAAAGCGACACAGCAGCACCAgtcccttccccacctccacgCCCGTCCGCAGA ATAACTAAGAAATTCGTCAAAGGCTCTGCAGAGAAGAACAAGCTCAGACTGCAAAGA AGAGTGGTCTCAGGCCCTACATGTGTCTGCCAGATGCCCGGGCCATGTGG GAGACCAGGTGTGAATTACTCCATCTGGAAGAGGGGCAGCCAGCGCATGGTGTGCTCTGCCCTGGCCCTGACACT GTCCCAGAAACTGAAGGCCAAGGAGTGGGACGAGTTCCTGGCTAAGGGGAAGCGCTTTCGCGTCCTGCAGCCCGTCAAGATCGGCTGCGTATGGGCAGCTGACAGAGACTGGCGAGGC ACCTACCTGAAGGTACTGCAGCAGTTCGCAGCCTGCTTCCTGGAGACCGTGCCTGTCCAGGAGGAGCAGATGCCCAAGGCCTCCAAGGCCTCCAAGCGGGAGAACAGAGACCAGCAGA CCCTGGCAACGCATGTGCCTGGCCAAGGCTCACTTCTGGGCAG CAAAGGTCACCATCCCGAGTTCCAGGAGCACTGCCGCCGGGGACTGCTTAGCAAGCACACCGGCAGCCCCCCAAGCCCCTCCGCTACCTGCCTGCACACCACCA TGCAGGACGCCATCCCCTCAAGTCCCGCCTGCCGCCCATCGAACTCAGTGTATGAGAAGCGGCCCGACTTCAGGATGTGCTGGTGACGC GCACCCCGCGAGGCGCTTACAGGAGCTTCCTGGCAGGAGCACCTGCCCCGCTTACGCCAGTGGAGCCACGCG ACCTCAGTGCCCTCAGCCCCCAGAGAGGACAGTGGCAGCGTCCCCTCCACGGGACCCAGCCAGGGCACTCCCATCTCACTGAAGAGGAAGTCAGCGGGCGCGCGCACCACCGCATCTATGAAGAAGCGCAGTAACGAC